One window from the genome of Comamonas sp. lk encodes:
- a CDS encoding YqaA family protein, which yields MEVWIHQLLQWLSLPELGLSTVFIVALISATLLPLGSEPLVAALVSANPALFWPAILVATAGNTIGGAISWWMGLGAQRAWSKARKLRHQQDGAPAQKSLRQQSRWHRIARSWLRKYGAKTCLLSWLPIVGDPLCAVAGWLRLPFWPCVAYMAIGKFLRYFLMTAGLQQLFTHFFN from the coding sequence ATGGAAGTCTGGATACATCAGTTGCTGCAATGGCTGTCGCTGCCCGAACTGGGGCTGAGCACGGTCTTCATCGTCGCCCTTATTTCAGCCACCTTGCTGCCCCTGGGTTCCGAGCCGCTGGTGGCGGCCCTGGTCTCGGCCAACCCGGCGCTGTTCTGGCCGGCCATCCTGGTCGCCACGGCGGGCAACACCATTGGCGGCGCCATCAGCTGGTGGATGGGCCTGGGTGCCCAACGGGCCTGGAGCAAGGCCCGCAAGCTGCGCCATCAGCAAGACGGCGCCCCGGCGCAGAAAAGCCTGCGCCAGCAGTCCCGCTGGCATCGCATCGCCCGCAGCTGGCTGCGCAAATACGGGGCCAAGACCTGCCTGCTGAGCTGGCTGCCCATCGTAGGCGACCCCTTGTGCGCCGTGGCAGGCTGGCTGCGCCTGCCCTTCTGGCCTTGCGTGGCCTATATGGCGATAGGCAAGTTCTTGCGCTACTTTTTGATGACGGCCGGTCTGCAGCAGCTGTTCACGCACTTTTTCAACTGA
- a CDS encoding carbohydrate porin, with translation MQQQKNTYNNSLKNLLCAGGVFSLSVAWMAPALAQPSEAVDALSAADSVPSTKLVEPEQWNAKFQATYVWQRKPAFDAPYTGANSLVPQKERSYSFTTTASMGYRPWAGGEAYLDLEAAQGVPLSGLTGLGGFPNGELARTSGATLKAYRARAFVRQTWGYGGGQEAQESEAGQLAGMVDKRRLVLTAGNLSVIDIFDGNAYNHDPRTQFMNWALMTHGAYDYAADARGYTWGAVLEWYYDDWALRFGRFVQPKEPNGQPLDSRFFKHYGDQLELEHAHVWAGQPGKLRALVFRNHSVMSRYSDALKYGTATATTPDLDAVRHGVQTKWGFGLNLEQALTNDVGLFARGSWADGKTETYAFTEIDRSLSAGLLVRGSRWGRAQDTVGLGLVRNYLSATHRGYLAAGGMGPFIGDGQLRYKPETIFESFYSVSLVKGTFATFDWQHIRNPAYNAARGPVNVFSLRLHTEF, from the coding sequence ATGCAACAGCAAAAAAACACATACAACAACTCTCTGAAGAATCTGCTCTGTGCAGGCGGAGTTTTCTCTTTATCTGTCGCCTGGATGGCGCCAGCCCTGGCTCAGCCAAGCGAGGCCGTCGATGCGCTCAGCGCCGCCGATAGCGTGCCGAGCACGAAGCTGGTGGAGCCAGAGCAGTGGAATGCCAAGTTTCAAGCCACTTATGTTTGGCAGCGCAAGCCGGCTTTTGATGCACCCTATACCGGGGCCAACAGCCTGGTGCCGCAAAAAGAGCGCAGCTATTCGTTTACCACCACGGCATCGATGGGCTACCGCCCCTGGGCGGGTGGCGAGGCCTATCTGGACCTGGAGGCCGCCCAAGGCGTGCCGCTTTCGGGCTTGACCGGCCTGGGTGGCTTTCCCAATGGGGAGCTGGCCCGTACCTCGGGAGCTACGCTCAAGGCCTACCGGGCGCGCGCTTTTGTACGCCAGACCTGGGGTTACGGTGGCGGCCAGGAAGCACAGGAGTCCGAGGCCGGCCAACTGGCCGGCATGGTGGACAAGCGCCGACTGGTGCTCACGGCGGGCAATCTGTCGGTGATCGATATCTTCGACGGCAATGCCTACAACCATGACCCGCGTACCCAGTTCATGAACTGGGCGCTCATGACGCACGGCGCTTATGACTATGCAGCCGATGCGCGCGGCTATACCTGGGGCGCTGTGCTGGAGTGGTATTACGACGATTGGGCCCTGCGTTTTGGCCGCTTTGTTCAGCCCAAGGAGCCCAACGGCCAGCCGCTGGATTCACGCTTTTTCAAGCATTACGGTGATCAGCTAGAGCTTGAGCATGCCCATGTGTGGGCGGGCCAGCCCGGCAAGCTGCGCGCGCTGGTGTTTCGCAACCATTCGGTGATGTCGCGCTATTCGGATGCCTTGAAATACGGGACTGCCACAGCAACGACGCCGGACCTGGACGCGGTGCGCCACGGAGTGCAGACCAAGTGGGGCTTTGGCCTGAATCTGGAGCAGGCGCTGACGAATGACGTAGGCCTGTTTGCGCGCGGCAGCTGGGCCGATGGCAAGACCGAGACCTATGCCTTCACCGAGATTGATCGTTCCCTGTCAGCCGGTCTGTTGGTGCGTGGCAGCCGCTGGGGGCGTGCGCAGGATACGGTGGGCCTGGGTCTGGTGCGCAACTATCTGTCTGCCACCCACCGCGGCTATCTGGCCGCAGGCGGCATGGGCCCGTTCATAGGCGATGGGCAGTTGCGCTACAAGCCGGAGACGATTTTCGAGAGCTTCTACAGCGTCTCCCTCGTCAAGGGCACGTTCGCCACTTTTGACTGGCAGCACATCCGCAACCCGGCATACAACGCTGCGCGCGGGCCGGTCAATGTGTTCAGCCTGCGCTTGCACACCGAGTTCTGA
- a CDS encoding tripartite tricarboxylate transporter substrate binding protein, producing MKMIPKHRRNWAVLTAAVLVMAAAGLWQASTGKAAMRFEKPITIVVTFPPGGGTDLLARKLGAELQQRIGQTVVVENRPGASGNIGARQVAEAAGDGSTLLMVNSTFAINPGVYQHLDFDPRKDFKPVFNAGTIASVLVVPQQSEVHTLGDALKLASSAAPLAFASCGNGTPQHMAGEMLAQAAQVRLQHVPYKGCGPAITAVAAGQVALGVVTASSATPLIEAGRVRAIAITAPQRVPQLADVPTVAEEGVKSFALEQWHGLLAPATTPDAVVAHLNEALNQILSAPEMQQALTQQGYTLLKQTPGQFAQQIQTDMDRYAAVTQSLGLKVD from the coding sequence ATGAAGATGATTCCTAAACATCGCCGCAACTGGGCTGTGCTGACGGCCGCCGTGTTGGTGATGGCCGCCGCAGGCCTGTGGCAGGCCAGCACGGGCAAGGCTGCCATGCGGTTTGAAAAGCCCATCACCATCGTGGTGACCTTTCCGCCCGGAGGCGGTACGGATTTACTGGCCCGCAAGCTGGGGGCCGAGCTGCAGCAGCGCATAGGCCAGACGGTGGTGGTGGAAAACCGCCCCGGTGCCAGCGGCAATATCGGCGCGCGTCAGGTGGCGGAGGCGGCGGGCGACGGCAGCACGCTGCTGATGGTCAACAGCACGTTTGCCATCAACCCCGGCGTGTACCAGCATCTGGATTTCGATCCGCGCAAGGACTTCAAGCCGGTGTTCAACGCGGGCACGATTGCCTCGGTGCTGGTCGTTCCGCAGCAAAGCGAGGTGCATACGCTGGGCGATGCGCTGAAGCTTGCTTCATCTGCGGCACCTCTGGCGTTTGCCAGCTGCGGCAACGGCACGCCCCAGCATATGGCCGGCGAGATGCTGGCCCAGGCTGCGCAAGTGCGTTTGCAGCATGTTCCCTACAAGGGCTGCGGTCCGGCCATCACGGCGGTGGCTGCGGGCCAGGTAGCACTGGGCGTGGTGACCGCCAGCAGTGCAACGCCCTTGATCGAAGCTGGCCGCGTGCGTGCCATTGCCATCACCGCACCGCAGCGCGTGCCTCAGCTGGCCGACGTGCCTACGGTGGCGGAGGAAGGCGTCAAATCCTTTGCGCTAGAGCAATGGCATGGCTTGCTGGCACCGGCGACGACACCTGATGCGGTGGTGGCGCACCTGAATGAGGCGCTCAACCAGATTTTGAGTGCCCCTGAAATGCAGCAGGCGCTGACACAGCAGGGCTACACCTTGCTGAAACAGACGCCTGGGCAGTTTGCGCAGCAGATTCAAACCGATATGGATCGCTATGCCGCCGTCACCCAAAGTTTGGGACTGAAGGTGGATTGA
- the nadC gene encoding carboxylating nicotinate-nucleotide diphosphorylase — translation MSIIETAALPVPPLPDVMLEPLVRMALLEDLGRAGDLTTDTIVPAGASDELRLMARQHGVLAGLDLARLAFTLMDGRMEFQVSRQDGTVLEPGMEIARIRGKSRAILTAERTALNYLCHLSGVASATHSIAEAIKGFGTRVTCTRKTMPGLRSLQKYAVRVGGGSNHRFGLDDAVLIKDNHIALAGDVATAVGRARAGVGHMVKIELEVDTLAQLEVALQLGVDVVLLDNMSLDDLRTAVGMCKGRAITEASGRITPETAAAVAATGVDQIAVGWLTHSARVLDIGLDAG, via the coding sequence ATGAGCATTATCGAGACTGCCGCCCTGCCTGTTCCGCCTCTGCCGGATGTGATGCTGGAGCCGCTGGTGCGCATGGCCTTGCTGGAAGACCTGGGCCGTGCCGGAGACTTGACGACGGACACCATCGTGCCCGCGGGCGCGAGCGACGAGCTGCGTCTGATGGCGCGTCAACACGGTGTGCTGGCGGGGCTGGATCTGGCGCGCCTGGCCTTTACCTTGATGGACGGCCGCATGGAGTTCCAGGTCAGCCGCCAGGACGGCACCGTGCTGGAGCCGGGCATGGAGATCGCCCGCATCCGCGGCAAGAGCCGCGCCATTCTCACGGCCGAGCGCACGGCGCTGAACTATCTGTGCCATCTGAGCGGCGTGGCCTCGGCCACGCATTCGATTGCCGAGGCCATCAAGGGTTTCGGCACGCGGGTGACCTGCACGCGCAAGACCATGCCGGGCCTGCGCTCGCTGCAAAAGTACGCCGTGCGCGTGGGCGGCGGCAGCAACCACCGCTTTGGGCTTGATGATGCCGTGCTGATCAAGGACAACCATATTGCTCTGGCCGGCGACGTGGCCACCGCCGTGGGCCGCGCCCGTGCCGGCGTGGGTCATATGGTCAAGATCGAGCTGGAGGTGGACACGCTGGCCCAGCTCGAGGTGGCGTTGCAGCTGGGTGTGGATGTGGTGCTGCTGGACAATATGAGCCTGGACGATTTGCGCACCGCCGTCGGCATGTGCAAGGGCAGGGCGATCACCGAAGCCTCGGGCCGCATCACGCCCGAAACTGCGGCTGCGGTGGCTGCGACGGGAGTGGATCAGATCGCCGTAGGCTGGTTGACCCACAGTGCGCGCGTGCTGGATATCGGACTGGATGCTGGATGA
- the ychF gene encoding redox-regulated ATPase YchF, which translates to MSLKCGIVGLPNVGKSTLFNALTKAGIAAENYPFCTIEPNTGVVEVPDPRLDQLSEIVKPERVVPAIVEFVDIAGLVAGASKGEGLGNQFLAHIRETDAIVNVVRCFEDPNVIHVANKVDPIADIEVIQTELCLADMATVEKAIHRYNKAARSGTDKDAAKVVALLTQIQDALNEGKPARTVPVSKEDAPLIKQFCLITAKPAMFVGNVSEDGFENNPLLDQLKAYAEAQGAPVVAICAKIEAEMSEMEDEDRDMFLEELGLEEPGLNRLIRAGFKLLGLQTYFTAGVKEVRAWTVPIGATAPQAAGVIHGDFERGFIRAQTIAFDDYIQFKGEQGAKDAGKMRAEGKEYIVKDGDVLNFLFNV; encoded by the coding sequence ATGAGCCTCAAATGCGGCATCGTGGGCCTGCCCAATGTGGGCAAGTCCACTCTTTTCAACGCCCTGACCAAGGCCGGCATCGCCGCCGAGAACTATCCCTTCTGCACCATCGAGCCCAATACCGGCGTGGTGGAAGTGCCCGATCCGCGTCTGGATCAGCTGTCCGAGATCGTCAAGCCCGAGCGCGTGGTTCCCGCGATTGTGGAATTTGTGGACATCGCCGGTCTGGTGGCCGGTGCTTCCAAGGGCGAAGGCCTGGGCAACCAGTTCCTGGCCCACATCCGCGAAACCGACGCCATCGTCAACGTGGTGCGCTGCTTTGAAGACCCCAACGTGATCCACGTGGCCAACAAGGTGGACCCGATTGCCGACATCGAAGTCATCCAGACCGAGTTGTGCCTGGCCGACATGGCCACGGTGGAAAAGGCAATTCACCGCTATAACAAGGCTGCTCGCTCTGGTACCGACAAGGATGCCGCCAAGGTGGTTGCCCTGCTAACCCAGATCCAGGATGCTCTCAACGAAGGCAAGCCAGCACGCACCGTGCCCGTCTCCAAGGAAGACGCGCCCCTGATCAAGCAGTTCTGCCTGATCACCGCCAAGCCCGCCATGTTTGTAGGCAATGTGTCGGAAGACGGTTTCGAGAACAACCCGCTGCTGGACCAGCTCAAGGCCTACGCCGAAGCCCAGGGCGCGCCTGTCGTGGCCATCTGCGCCAAGATCGAAGCCGAAATGTCCGAGATGGAAGACGAAGACCGCGACATGTTCCTGGAGGAACTGGGTCTGGAAGAGCCGGGTCTGAACCGCCTGATCCGCGCCGGCTTCAAGCTGCTGGGTCTGCAAACCTACTTCACCGCCGGTGTGAAGGAAGTGCGCGCCTGGACCGTGCCCATCGGTGCCACCGCCCCTCAAGCCGCTGGCGTGATCCACGGCGACTTCGAACGCGGCTTCATCCGTGCCCAGACCATTGCTTTTGATGACTACATTCAGTTCAAGGGCGAGCAAGGCGCCAAGGATGCCGGCAAGATGCGCGCCGAAGGCAAGGAATACATCGTCAAGGATGGCGATGTACTGAACTTCCTGTTTAACGTCTAA
- a CDS encoding MOSC N-terminal beta barrel domain-containing protein, whose translation MTDTRYDVQGQIAQLWIYPVKSCAGIAVQQAQLSRHGLQWDRHWMVVDEQGEFLTQRTHPRMALIRPEIGSEHLRLHFPGLDALQLPLTAQGAKRRARVWKDVVDAWDLGEWAQPARQWLSAALQTDAQLVRFDAAQPRQASERWVGQDEAPTHFADGYPLLVLSQAAVDELNERLEQLAEPAVDARRFRPNIVISGLEAHDEDRVELLHLLESAGVSLRPCKPCTRCPIPDIDPDSAVPGTAVGQVIRGYRQDPRVDDAITFGMNALVLGLPPGRAATVTLQLGQSVAGNLRFD comes from the coding sequence ATGACCGATACCCGTTACGACGTCCAAGGCCAGATCGCTCAGCTCTGGATTTACCCAGTCAAATCCTGCGCCGGCATTGCGGTGCAGCAGGCGCAGCTGAGCCGCCATGGCCTGCAATGGGACAGGCACTGGATGGTGGTGGACGAGCAGGGCGAATTTCTCACCCAGCGCACGCACCCGCGCATGGCGCTGATTCGCCCCGAAATCGGCAGCGAGCATTTGCGGCTCCACTTTCCTGGGTTGGACGCGCTGCAACTTCCTTTGACAGCCCAGGGTGCCAAGCGCCGGGCGCGAGTCTGGAAAGACGTGGTGGATGCCTGGGATCTGGGCGAATGGGCGCAGCCGGCCAGGCAATGGCTGAGCGCAGCGCTGCAGACCGATGCCCAACTGGTGCGCTTTGACGCAGCCCAGCCCCGGCAAGCCAGCGAGCGCTGGGTAGGGCAGGATGAGGCTCCCACCCATTTTGCCGATGGCTACCCCTTGCTGGTGCTGAGCCAGGCGGCGGTGGACGAACTCAACGAGCGGCTGGAGCAGCTGGCCGAACCGGCCGTCGATGCCAGGCGTTTCAGGCCCAATATCGTGATTTCGGGTCTGGAGGCCCATGACGAAGACCGGGTGGAGTTGCTGCATCTGCTGGAGAGCGCGGGTGTCAGCCTGCGCCCTTGCAAGCCCTGCACGCGCTGCCCCATTCCCGATATCGACCCCGATAGCGCCGTGCCCGGCACGGCCGTAGGGCAGGTAATTCGTGGCTACCGCCAGGATCCACGCGTGGATGATGCTATTACTTTTGGCATGAATGCCCTGGTGCTGGGCTTGCCACCGGGCCGGGCGGCCACCGTTACTTTGCAACTGGGCCAGTCTGTGGCCGGAAATTTACGCTTCGATTGA
- a CDS encoding FAD-dependent monooxygenase, with the protein MAQTFDVCIRGAGIVGRTLALLLARDRLRVALVAPAERNAQGRDVRAYALNASSKMVLESLRCWPDDEHATPVTGMQVFGDLDGQVQFDAASQEVEALAWIVDVPALEQRLAEAVRYQPQVEIVKEPVPAALTAICEGRASSTRAEFGVDFSVTPYSQSAIATRLRCELPHGGIARQWFTPESILALLPLAGPEGNEVAVVWSLQQSLVEEWLHSDEETFAVRLQTISQYALGELQEIAPRAAWPLQQAVADRWCGTQMDASRTPRSWVLAGDAAHNVHPLAGQGLNLGLADAQTLARVLQERDYWRSTADTKLLRQYERERKAALAPMGLAMDGLQQLFARPEVPMQMLRNWGMKGFERSGPLKSWMAKQAMGLL; encoded by the coding sequence ATGGCGCAAACCTTTGATGTATGTATTCGTGGAGCCGGCATTGTGGGCCGGACCTTGGCTCTTTTGCTGGCGCGTGATCGTCTGCGTGTGGCACTGGTCGCACCGGCAGAGCGCAACGCCCAGGGGCGGGATGTACGGGCCTATGCTCTCAATGCCAGCTCCAAGATGGTGCTGGAGTCCCTGCGTTGCTGGCCCGATGACGAGCACGCCACGCCGGTGACCGGCATGCAGGTGTTTGGCGATCTGGACGGCCAGGTGCAATTCGATGCAGCCTCGCAAGAGGTCGAGGCGCTGGCCTGGATTGTGGATGTTCCCGCTCTGGAGCAGCGCCTGGCCGAGGCCGTGCGCTACCAGCCCCAGGTGGAAATCGTCAAAGAACCCGTGCCCGCAGCGCTGACCGCCATCTGCGAGGGCCGCGCCAGCAGCACACGTGCCGAGTTCGGCGTGGATTTTTCCGTCACCCCCTATTCCCAAAGCGCGATTGCCACCCGCCTGCGCTGTGAGCTGCCCCACGGCGGCATTGCGCGCCAGTGGTTCACGCCCGAAAGCATTCTGGCCTTGCTGCCTCTGGCCGGACCCGAAGGCAACGAGGTGGCCGTGGTCTGGTCCTTGCAGCAAAGCCTAGTGGAAGAGTGGCTGCACAGCGACGAAGAGACTTTTGCCGTGCGCCTGCAGACCATCAGCCAATACGCCCTGGGCGAACTGCAGGAAATTGCCCCGCGCGCCGCCTGGCCGCTACAGCAGGCCGTGGCCGACCGCTGGTGCGGCACCCAGATGGATGCCTCACGCACCCCGCGCAGCTGGGTGCTGGCTGGCGACGCCGCCCATAACGTGCACCCGCTGGCAGGACAGGGCCTGAACCTGGGCCTGGCCGACGCACAGACGCTGGCCCGCGTGCTGCAGGAGCGCGACTACTGGCGCAGCACGGCAGACACCAAGCTGCTGCGCCAATACGAACGCGAGCGCAAGGCTGCCCTGGCCCCCATGGGTCTGGCCATGGATGGCCTGCAGCAGCTGTTTGCCCGCCCCGAAGTGCCCATGCAAATGCTGCGCAACTGGGGTATGAAGGGTTTCGAGCGCAGCGGCCCGCTCAAGTCCTGGATGGCCAAACAGGCCATGGGACTGCTCTGA
- a CDS encoding DsbC family protein, whose protein sequence is MKLVACLLATASLTFGLSVHAQDANLKKTLTERIPQLEKIDEVRSTPMAGLYEVRVGTDIFYTDAKGNYLIQGELIDTKARRNLTEDRMNQLTAVDFKQLPLKDAITIVHGKGERKMAVFEDPNCGYCKRFEKDMQSVDNVTIYLFLYPILSPDSADKSRNIWCAKDPAKAWHEQMLNSKNAAAAQCDPAAIQRNVAFGRKYKITGTPTIIFANNVRVPGAISAAEVEKHLAAK, encoded by the coding sequence ATGAAACTTGTTGCCTGCCTGCTGGCCACCGCCAGCCTGACCTTCGGCCTGAGCGTGCATGCCCAGGATGCCAATCTCAAAAAGACGTTGACCGAGCGCATTCCCCAGCTCGAAAAGATCGATGAGGTGCGCTCCACGCCCATGGCCGGTCTGTACGAGGTCCGCGTAGGCACCGACATCTTCTACACCGATGCCAAGGGCAACTACCTGATTCAGGGCGAGCTGATCGACACCAAGGCCAGGCGTAATCTGACCGAAGACCGTATGAACCAGCTGACGGCAGTCGATTTCAAGCAATTGCCGCTCAAGGACGCCATCACCATCGTGCACGGCAAGGGCGAGCGCAAGATGGCCGTGTTCGAAGACCCTAACTGCGGTTACTGCAAGCGCTTTGAAAAAGACATGCAGAGCGTGGACAACGTCACGATCTACCTCTTTCTCTACCCTATCCTGAGCCCGGACTCGGCCGACAAGTCGCGCAACATCTGGTGCGCCAAGGACCCGGCCAAGGCCTGGCATGAGCAAATGCTCAACAGCAAAAATGCTGCCGCGGCCCAGTGCGATCCTGCCGCCATTCAGCGCAACGTGGCGTTTGGCCGCAAATACAAGATCACGGGCACGCCCACCATCATCTTTGCCAACAATGTGCGCGTCCCCGGAGCCATCTCGGCTGCCGAAGTGGAAAAGCACCTGGCCGCCAAGTAA
- a CDS encoding M61 family metallopeptidase: MAVAPASLIRYTVQASAVDAHLFDVTLHLERPAAGQLLSLPVWIPGSYLVREFSKNLQALSATQNGQPIAVEQLSKNQWKIGCSADAACAISYQVCAYDTSVRTAWLDRRRGFFNGTSLCLRVHGQEHNPHALELLSSPATQDWQVATGLTAAQVDGQGFGLYTAADYDELVDCPVEMGKFWRGEFVAGGVVHEFVVAGAAPSFDGRRLLADTQKICEAEIAFWHADGSRPPMERYVFMLNVVDDGYGGLEHRNSTALICGRSDLPRKHTGPGQAKASEGYTTLLGLISHEYFHTWNVKRLRPGEFARYDYEQENYTELLWFFEGFTSYYDDLFLRRAGLIDSTQYLKLITRTINQVLQTPGRQLQSVAEASFDAWVKYYRQDENTANHTVSYYTKGSLVALCLDLSLRQHGASLDDVMRGLWQLSDGEVQGGQQGGPITEADIARLVAQLGNEAIARQLHLWVHGTNDLPLAELLTLHGIKAKAEPAQLAQKLGLRVQENHSVQIKTVLRGGLAEQSGMMAGDEWLAIEAQEQRWRITKLDDLLLYAGDANQVTAWVARDKQILTLQLALDPQPAKPVAEDANSANAQAAPISNLGLEVSDKTACELWLSGAAAPVTAAAAVAA; encoded by the coding sequence ATGGCTGTTGCCCCCGCCTCTTTGATTCGCTACACCGTGCAGGCCAGCGCGGTGGACGCTCATCTTTTTGATGTCACCCTGCATCTGGAGCGCCCGGCAGCCGGGCAGCTGCTGTCGCTGCCGGTCTGGATTCCCGGCAGTTATCTGGTGCGCGAGTTTTCCAAGAACCTGCAAGCGCTGAGTGCCACGCAAAACGGCCAGCCCATCGCCGTCGAGCAGCTGAGCAAAAACCAATGGAAAATCGGTTGTAGCGCAGATGCAGCTTGCGCTATCAGCTATCAAGTTTGCGCGTATGACACCTCGGTACGCACTGCCTGGCTGGACCGTCGCCGCGGTTTTTTCAACGGCACCAGCCTGTGCCTGCGCGTGCACGGCCAGGAGCACAACCCCCATGCACTGGAGCTGCTGAGCAGCCCCGCCACGCAAGACTGGCAGGTTGCCACCGGCCTCACGGCCGCCCAGGTGGACGGCCAGGGCTTTGGTCTCTATACCGCCGCCGATTACGACGAGCTGGTGGACTGCCCCGTCGAGATGGGCAAGTTCTGGCGCGGGGAGTTTGTGGCCGGCGGCGTAGTGCATGAATTTGTGGTGGCAGGAGCCGCACCCAGCTTTGACGGCCGGCGCCTGCTGGCCGATACCCAAAAAATCTGCGAAGCGGAAATCGCCTTCTGGCATGCCGATGGCAGCCGCCCGCCCATGGAGCGCTATGTCTTCATGCTCAATGTGGTGGATGACGGCTACGGCGGGCTGGAGCACCGCAACTCCACCGCCCTGATCTGCGGCCGCAGCGACTTGCCGCGAAAACACACCGGCCCCGGCCAAGCCAAGGCCAGCGAGGGCTACACCACGCTGCTGGGTCTGATCAGCCACGAGTACTTTCACACCTGGAACGTCAAACGCCTGCGCCCTGGCGAATTCGCCCGCTATGACTATGAACAGGAAAACTACACCGAGCTGCTATGGTTCTTCGAAGGCTTCACCAGCTATTACGACGACCTGTTCCTGCGCCGCGCGGGGCTGATCGACAGCACCCAATACCTCAAGCTCATCACCCGCACCATCAACCAGGTGCTGCAGACCCCGGGCCGCCAGCTGCAATCGGTGGCTGAGGCCAGTTTTGATGCCTGGGTCAAGTACTACCGCCAGGATGAAAACACGGCCAACCACACGGTCAGCTATTACACCAAGGGCTCGCTGGTCGCCCTGTGCCTGGACCTGAGCCTGCGCCAGCACGGCGCATCGCTGGACGATGTGATGCGCGGGCTGTGGCAGCTGTCGGACGGTGAGGTGCAAGGCGGACAGCAGGGCGGCCCCATCACCGAGGCCGATATTGCACGCCTCGTTGCCCAGCTGGGCAACGAGGCCATTGCGCGCCAGCTCCATCTCTGGGTGCACGGCACAAACGATCTGCCACTGGCAGAACTGCTGACCTTGCACGGCATCAAGGCCAAGGCCGAACCTGCGCAGCTGGCGCAGAAGCTGGGCCTGCGCGTTCAGGAAAACCATAGCGTGCAGATCAAGACCGTGCTGCGCGGCGGCCTGGCCGAGCAGTCCGGCATGATGGCCGGCGACGAATGGCTGGCCATCGAGGCCCAGGAGCAGCGCTGGCGCATTACCAAACTGGACGATTTACTGCTCTACGCCGGCGATGCGAATCAGGTCACCGCCTGGGTGGCACGCGACAAGCAGATTCTGACGCTGCAGCTGGCCCTGGATCCACAGCCGGCAAAACCCGTCGCCGAGGATGCAAATAGCGCCAATGCGCAAGCCGCGCCCATCAGCAATCTGGGCCTGGAAGTGAGCGACAAGACCGCTTGCGAGCTTTGGCTGAGCGGCGCCGCCGCCCCAGTCACCGCTGCGGCAGCTGTTGCGGCCTGA
- a CDS encoding enoyl-CoA hydratase, giving the protein MAYETIEVRVEADKVGIITLNRPKQLNALNDQLMNELGDALKKFDADKSIGCMIITGSEKAFAAGADIGAMAQYSFADAYGGDYITRNWETIRSIRKPVIAAVSGFALGGGCELAMMCDFIIAADNAKFGQPEIKLGVIPGAGGTQRLPRAVGKAKAMDMALTARMMDATEAERAGLVSRVVPLDKMMEEALGAAIIISGFSQLAVMAAKESVNRAFESSLSDGVMFERRLFHALFATQDQKEGMDAFVNKRPAHFTHQ; this is encoded by the coding sequence TTGGCATACGAAACCATTGAAGTGCGCGTTGAAGCGGACAAGGTCGGCATCATCACCTTGAACCGCCCCAAGCAGCTCAACGCCTTGAACGACCAGTTGATGAACGAGCTGGGCGATGCCCTGAAGAAATTCGACGCCGATAAAAGCATTGGCTGCATGATCATCACAGGCAGCGAAAAAGCCTTTGCCGCCGGCGCCGACATCGGCGCCATGGCCCAGTACAGCTTTGCCGATGCCTACGGCGGCGACTACATCACCCGCAACTGGGAAACCATTCGCAGCATTCGCAAGCCCGTGATCGCCGCCGTCAGCGGCTTCGCCCTGGGCGGCGGCTGCGAGCTGGCCATGATGTGCGACTTCATCATCGCCGCCGACAACGCCAAGTTTGGCCAGCCCGAAATCAAGCTGGGCGTGATTCCCGGCGCCGGCGGCACGCAGCGCCTGCCCCGCGCCGTGGGCAAAGCCAAGGCCATGGACATGGCGCTGACCGCCCGCATGATGGATGCCACGGAAGCCGAGCGCGCCGGTCTGGTCAGCCGCGTGGTGCCGCTGGACAAGATGATGGAAGAAGCCCTGGGCGCAGCCATCATCATCAGCGGTTTCTCGCAGCTGGCCGTCATGGCGGCCAAGGAGTCCGTGAACCGCGCATTTGAAAGCAGTCTGTCGGATGGCGTGATGTTCGAACGCCGCCTGTTCCACGCCCTGTTTGCCACGCAGGATCAGAAGGAAGGCATGGACGCCTTCGTCAACAAGCGCCCAGCCCATTTCACCCACCAGTAA